One genomic region from Pararge aegeria chromosome 14, ilParAegt1.1, whole genome shotgun sequence encodes:
- the LOC120629596 gene encoding probable enoyl-CoA hydratase, mitochondrial, whose translation MASVASLTRVLLGKSVLNTGRVATANTGLIKFYSTAPQYENIKTDVVGSKKNVGIIQLNRPKALNALCDALFKELGKAVEDFDADEKIGAIIITGNEKAFAAGADIKEMQDNTFSSNTRQGFLKDWESVSNCGKPIIAAVNGFALGGGCELAMLCDIIYAGEKAKFGQPEINIGTIPGAGGTQRLPRYVGKSKAMEIVLTGNFIDANEAERMGLVSRVFPVEKLLEETIKLAERIGTHSPLVVKMAKQAVNQAYETTLKSGLQYEKSMFYGTFATEDRKEGMTAFVEKRAPNFKNN comes from the exons atggcTTCAGTTGCATCGCTGACCCGTGTATTACTAGGAAAAAGTGTCTTAAATACCGGAAGGGTTGCTACCGCAAATACCGGTTTGATCAAATTTTACAGCACCG CACCACAATATGAGAACATCAAGACAGATGTCGTAGGCAGCAAGAAGAATGTAGGCATCATCCAGTTGAATCGACCTAAAGCCCTGAACGCACTATGCGATGCTCTCTTCAAGGAGCTTGGAAAAGCTGTAGAGGATTTTGATGCTGATGAGAAGATTGGTGCCATTATTATTACAG GTAATGAAAAAGCCTTCGCCGCGGGTGCTGATATCAAGGAGATGCAAGACAACACCTTCAGCAGCAATACAAGGCAGGGCTTCCTTAAGGATTGGGAATCCGTGTCCAACTGTGGGAAGCCAATTATTGCAGCTGTCAACGGTTTTGCT CTCGGTGGGGGCTGCGAGCTGGCCATGCTGTGTGATATCATCTACGCGGGTGAGAAGGCCAAATTCGGTCAGCCCGAGATCAACATCGGAACCATTCCCGGCGCTGGCGGCACCCAGCGCCTGCCGCGGTACGTCGGCAAGTCCAAGGCGATGGAGATCGTGCTCACCGGCAACTTCATTGATGCCAACGAGGCTGAGAGGATGG GTTTAGTCAGCCGCGTGTTCCCTGTAGAAAAGCTTCTAGAGGAGACCATCAAGTTGGCAGAGAGGATTGGAACACATTCACCCCTTGTTGTGAAAATGGCCAAGCAAGCCGTCAATCAGGCGTACGAAACTACCCTAAAGTCTGGTCTTCAATATGAAAAGTCTATGTTCTATGGAACTTTTGCTACC GAGGATCGCAAAGAGGGAATGACTGCATTTGTTGAGAAGAGAGCGCCAAACTTCAAgaataattaa